Genomic DNA from Turicibacter faecis:
AACAGAGGCGCGTAAGACATCAAAGTTATTTTCTCCTGGAAATCCAGAATTAGAGAGGATGACGATTTTTTTAGGGGTTGAGTCTTGATTTTTCATATCGAGGTGACCGTTGGTTTCCATCATTTGTGGGACTTTTAATGGAATGAGTCGATCAATAAAGTTTTTGAGAAGGGCGGTCATATTCCACGTATAAATCGGGGTTGCAAAACAGATAATATCTGATTCCCGGTATAGGTTTAATAGATGTTCCATTTCGTCGGCAAGTACGCAACGTCCTGGTGTTTTAAACCAACAGGCAAAGCATCCTTGACATTGAAGGATTTTGTAATCTTTTAAATAAACGTGTTCAATTTCGGCTCCTGCAATGGCTGCTCCTTTTAAAAAAGACGCGGCGATGAGGTGAGTAGCGCTCGCCTTACCTGCAGGGCTACCGTTAAATACAGTAACTTTCATGAATAGTTTCCTCCTTTTTACTGCTAAATGAGCGGTTTGATGAACCTCGAAAAGTATACCATCGACGCATTTAAAAGACTATCCACGGGTCGTAGAGGCATGATTCGCTGCGAGTCGCTAGTGAAGGCGATGTCGTTTTTTATTTCCAATAAAGGTGTTTTGAAGAAAATAGGGGGGGCTAAGGCTGAGTTAGGGTTTTTTATTTTATTTGGGTTTACAAATGATGGGAGAATACTCTAATAGTATTAGGTAACAAGGGTTGCGTAACATTTGTTTCTTAAAAAATGAAGAGGTGAGTACGTTAGGATGATATGAATGAAGAAAGAAGGTGTTTGGTGTGCCACCTAAAGTTAAATATACAAAGGATGAGATTATTTGGGCAGCACTGGATCTCGCACGAGAAGGTGGGATTCGCTCGGTGACAGCAAGAGGATTAGCAGAGCGACTAGGGTGTTCAGTGAACCTATTTTTGGCCTTTTTGAGAACATGGAGGAAGTCCTCGAAGCGGTGCTTAAAACGGCTAATCAGTGATATGAGTCTCGGTTAGAGGCGGGGATTTCTTCGGGTAAGTATCCACCTATGCGATGGGGGCGGCTCTGCTTGCCATCTTCTTCTTTTTACGTCAAATGAGACGATAGGTTGGAAAGATCACGAACCGTTTGAGGAATGTGAGACGGTTGTGAAGAAGTGGTCTTACTTGATGAGGGGTCACTTTTTTTGTAAGAATTTTAATTTTATAGGAGCAAATCGATGTCTTTTCAACTAAAATGAAGAGTTTTAGCATAGAATATAAAGAAACAATGAGTCGTCAAGAGAGATTTTTTTTAAACATAAAGGGTCAAAACTGGATGGAATCAAAGTGGTGAATGGAGAGGATGAAATGTTAGTCTTTGATGAATACGGAAACTGGGAGAATCCGACGCTATTGTTGTTACATGGCGCTGGCGTTTTGGATACCTTTTCTGCTCAATATGAAGCGTTTAATGATTATCATTTAGTCGTGCCTCATTTATCTGGAGCTGGCGAATCGGCCCATCTTCCATATGAACCGAAGCAAATGGTAGCAGAACTGATTGCGTTAATGGATCATTTATCAAAAGAAAAAATCGGCGTGATGGGGCATTCACTCGGTGCCCAACTGGCGTTGTTACTGGTGACGACGTGTCCCGAACGGTTCGCGTTCGCTATTTTTTTAAGCGCCTGGGTGAATCCAAGCGCCTGGCGTGTAAAGATGTATGAGAGTGTCGCTCCGTTAGGGGCAAAATGGTTACATTTAAAATGGGCCATCCGACTTCAAGGAACGTATTGGCATTTAACACAGCAACAAATCGCCTATATGTGTAAGTATTCTCAACACATCACGCCGGCGGTCTATCGCTCGTTTTTTCAGCATACGGTCGTGTTGGCCGACCTTTTGGAGTATGACACGTTATCATTACCGATGCTTGCCATCTGCGGTGATCAAGAGATCCGTGCGATGAAGGAATCCCTTCGCCTACTGGCGAAAAATCCGTATTGTCAGACGATCATTTTAAAACGAGCGGGACATGATTTTGTCATGAAAAAGGCAACAGAGCTCCATCCAGTGTTACGAACCTTTATCTCTGCCACTATGCAGGGACAGGAGGCATCAAAAGGGGGGTGGTCGCATGAAGCGACTTTATAAAACGCGTAAAGGAAATATGGTTGATGGGGTGTGCGGAGGAATCGCAAACTATTTAGAGGTAGACCCGACGATTATACGTCTGCTTTGGGTGGCGTTTTGTTTCTTTTATGGCGGAGGATTTTTGGCCTACCTTATTTGCATGATTATTATTCCAAGGGAACCGCTCGATGAGGAGAATAAGGGGGAATGAAGATGAAAGTGACGATGATTCATGGACAAAATCATAAAGGATCGACGTATCATCTCGCACACCTATTAGCCGATCACTTAGAGGCCGAGGTGACGGAATTCTTTTTACCGAAAGATTTCAATGCGACGTGCATCGGATGTGGGCAGTGCTTTTTAACGTCCGAGGAAAAATGTCCACATGCACCAAAACTTAAACCAATCACCGAGGCGCTCGATGCCGCCGATGTCATCATCTTAGCAAGTCCTGTTTACGTCTACCATGTGACGGGGGCGATGAAATCATTTCTAGATCATTATGCGTATCGCTGGATGATTCATCGGCCAGAAGAAAAAATGTTTTCAAAACAACTCGTCTGCCTTTCAACAGCGGCAGGAGCTGGAATGAAGCGCACGAATCAAGATTTGGCAGACAGTGCTTATTTTTGGGGAATCGCGAAGACTTATCGTTATGGGGCGGCCGTACGGGCGACTTCGTGGAAAGACGTCGATGAAAAAATGAAAGCACGCCTTGAACGAGATATGAAAAAACTTGCTCAAACCATTAGACGGCGTGATAAAAAAGTTCAACCGGGATTAAAAACAAAAGCCTTTTTTTATTTAGTCTGCAAGATTCATCGTCAGGGCTGGCCGGAGGCCGATTGTTCTTATTGGCATGAAAAAGGGTGGGATATGAAAAAACGACCTTGGAAAAAGCAATAACTAAGGTCTAGCTGATGCAAGGCATCAGCTTTTTTTAAGCAAGCAGGGGTCACACTGAAGGATAAGGGGCATATCTCAATTAGGAGTGGAATACGATAGTAGCAACGGGTTGTTTAAGGAGGTGGCGAGCGGGATGAACCTTTTATTACATGATCAAGAGGCCGGTTCAGGTGAACCTTTGTTGTTACTTCATGGAAACGGGGAGGATGGGACTTATTTTAAGCATCAACTTGCCTATTTTTCTTCTTCGTATCACGTCTTTGCGATTGATACCCGGGGGCACGGTCAGTCCTCACGGGGAAGTTGTCCGTTTACGATGGATCAATTTGTTGAGGATCTAAAGCATTGGATGGCGCATCGGAAAATCAAGTCGGCGATTATTTTAGGCTTTTCTGATGGTGCCAATGTGGCGATGAAATTTGCATTTCGGTACCCCACTCATGTCCGAGCGTTAATTTTAAATGGAGGGAATTACGATGCGACCGGGGTCAAACGTAGTGTGCAATTTCCGATTGAAGTTGGCTATCGTCTCTGTTGCTTTTTTTCACGCTATTCATCGGAGGCCCAACGAAACATGGAAATGCTTGGTCTGATGGTGAACGAGCCTCGTTTAACACCTAGGCAACTGGCAACGATTGAGGTTCCAGTTTTAGTGATTGCTGGTACGCGGGATATGATTAAACGGTCACATACAGAGGCATTAGCTCGGGCCATTCCACGCTCAACCCTCGTGTTCATTCGTGGGAATCATTTTATTGCGAGGAAGAAGCCTGAGGCATTTAATCGGGCAGTGGATGACTTTTTAAGACATCTTCAGGAAAAGGAGGGATGAAATGAAGCCAAAAACATTGACGGTCAGGGGCGTGGCGACGGTTTCACTTCCACCGGATTGGATTGACCTTCAACTTCGCCTAACCACACGGGCCGCAACTTATGAACAAACGTTAGCGGAGATGGAGCATCAAATTCAGGGGGTGGCGACCTGTTTAGAAAGCATTGGATTTCTAAAGACGGAAATTAAAACGCAACGATTAGATGTCTCGCTTGATCGCGAACAGGTGAAAAATGAAGCGGGAGATTATGAGTTTGTCATCATCGGTTACGTCGCACAGTGCGTTCAACATCTTTCCTTTGATTTAGACCTTGAGCGACTGAGTCAAGTGGTGTTAGCACTTAAACACTGTTCGGCGCATCCAGAGTTTGACGTAACGTACCGCCTCAAGGATCGGAAGCGTCTTCATTCATTACTTCTAGAGGCGGCGATGGAGCAAGCGATCGAATCCGCTCGCGTCCTCGCGACAGCAGGAAACGTTTCACTGCAATCTATTCATTCGATTGATTATCAGGGAAATGCCTGGTTAGGTGGGGAGCACGGCCGGCTTTTAGCCGTCCAAGATGTCACTGAAAAGATGGAGCTTTATCCTGAGGAGATCGAAGCGAGTGATGAGGTGACGGTTGTCTTTGAAATCGGAGATTAGGGGGGAACTTAGTGATGAACAGAGAATTTTTATACGAAATGATTCAAACACCCTCTCCATCAGGAGCAGAATATGAATTACAAAAAAAGGTGATTCGCTACATGAAACCTCATGTAGATACGTTTTTAAGTGATGCCACGGGAAATGTGATTAGTGTATTAAATCCAAGCTCACCGTGTAAGGTACTCCTTGCGGGCCATGTGGATGAAATTGGGTTAATGGTAACTAAAATAACGGAAAGTGGAAAACTTCGGGTAGTTAACGTTGGAGGGATTCGCGTTCCCCTTTATTTAGGACAAAAGGTGCGTGTCCTGACGGAATCAGGGGTTGTTCACGGAGTGGTTGGTGTGACACCTTCGTTGCTCGATGATCGTTATTTGCAAGCCGATGACCTTTTTGTCGATATCGGAGCGACCACGAAGGAGGAGGCTTGTCAGTTTGTGAAACCGGGAAGCTACCTCGTTGCAGATACGGATTATCGTGAACTCTTGAATGACTGTATTTGTGGGCGAGCCCTTGATAATCGGTTAGGGGCCTTTATTGTGATTGAAGCACTGCGTCGTGCGAAGGAACTGGGCACGACGGTTGGAACTTATTCGGCAACAACGGTCGGGGAGGAGACGACGTTGCGAGGGGCGATTTGGGCGGCTAAACATGTCAAACCCACACTGGCCATTGTCGTTGATGTGACGTATGCAACAGATTATGAGGATGCCTTTTCTGAGGAAGTCGGAGATATTCGAGTAGGGGGCGGCCCTGTGTTAGCCAATGGCTCGATTATTCATCCTTTATTAAATAAAACGTTAGAACAATTAGCCGATCAGTGGTCCATCCCATTGCAGTATGAGGCTGCCCCGGGTCGAACGGGGACCGATGGGGATGCGATTCATCTTCGAAATGATGGAATTCCATTGGCGCTTGTTTCAATTCCGATTCGTTATATGCATTCTGGAAGTGAAGTTGGATCCTTAAAAGATGTCGAATTAGCGATTGAATTGATCGCTCGCTTCTTATTAAGGGTAGAAGAAGGTCTAGATTTGTCGCCTTACAAAAATCTTCTTTAATTTTTTATAAAAAGGCTTGCATTTAGGGGATGAGGATGATATGATTAAGCCATGGAAATGATAAAAAATTTCCTACTCCAAATAGTTAAAAATACTTATCTGTATAATTGTTAAGATATGGTTAACTAGTTTCTACCCACGACCGTTATCTCGTGGACTACAGGTAAAACTTTTGTATGTCCTCATCATACATCCTTTTTACTTGTGAAACACCGAAATGGCCGTCGGTGTTTCTTTTTTTATTTTTTAGAACGAAACGTCACTTAGCTAAACGTTAAGGGCGTATTTTTTTATTGAGGAGACGTTAACACATGAACAAAACGTTAGATTATTATAACCAACAAGCGTCGCTTTATAATGAAATGACGTTTTCGATAGAATTTGACCAAAAACGCGCCTTTTTCTTAAAGTATCTTCAACCGGGCGCTCATATTTTAGATTTGGGATGTGGATCTGGTCGGGATAGTCGAGCCTTTTTAGCCCAAGGGTATCGCGTGACTGCCATAGACGGTTCTATTGAACTGTGTAAAATAGCGAGTGAACAATTAGGACACCCTGTTCGTTGTCAACGATTTGAAGAGCTAGACGATGAAGCTATTTATGATGGAGTATGGGCGTGTGCCTCATTACTTCATTTACCGACCCCTGTTTTAAAGGATACGATTTATCGGGTAGAACGTGCCTTAAAACCGGGTGGATATTTTTATGCTTCATTTAAATATGGAACTTATGAAGGGGAGCGGGATGGACGCTACTTTAATGATTTTACTGAAGAAAAATGGAGGGATGTTTTACATGACTTCCCATCTTTAACCCTTCAAGAACTCGAGGTTACAATCGATGTCATTCCTGGACGTGAAGAGATTCGGTGGCTAAATGTCATTATGAAAAAGGCGAGTAAATTAGGAGGGAGATAACAGAGGGGAAACGTTCCAATTGGGAACGTCCCCGAAGTTACCCAATGCTAGGGGATGTTTGTCGTCTTTTTCAACCCAATGGGATTGGGGGAAGGCGAGTCGTAGTAAAGGGTTAAGATTGGAAGAGATAGGAGGAGTTTGAATGCGATGGAAGTTATGGAAAGTAAGTGGGCTTATGGTGAGCCTCCTTGTCTTTTTGAGCGGATGTCAGAATGCGGTTGATCCAGTGCCTGACGAGAAGGTTGAGGCTTTGGAACCTGTACTTGAGGAAAATACGGTCGTTGCTGATTCAGTAGAACCGGACGATGTTGAGGAGGTGCCCACGCAATCAACGGAAGTGGGGAAAATCCATTTTATCAATACGGGCAATTCAGATGCTATTTTAATTGAGAATGGCGGCGAATTTGCGATGATTGATACGGGGGATACGGATGATGATGCAACGGTGGGTGCTTATTTGAGACAGCAGGGTGTGACGCGATTGTCTTATTTAATTTTAACGCATTACCATGCGGACCATATTGGGGGAGCTGATACGGTGTTAAGGGATTTTGAGGTTGAGACGACGCTTGTTCCAAATGGTGATGCGAATACGAACGTTTATCGGGAGTATATTGAGGCACTTTCGATGAAGGGATTGAAGCCAAGTGTCCCGCTAGAAGGGGCAACCTTTCATTTAGGGGAGGCCACGCTGACGTTGTATAATACGTCAGGGGGGCACAGCAATGAAAATAATAATTCGTTAGTTGTTTTATACGAACATGGCGACGATCGGGCGTTGTTTACCGGGGATGCAGAAGCTGAAATTGAGCAGACGTTAGAGGTTGGCACAGTCGAATTGTTAAAAGTGGGCCATCACGGATCTAAAACGAGTTCAAGTTCTTCTTTTATTAATCAGCTTCGGCCGAAATATGCGGTTATTTTGACGGGGCAACCCAATCAATATGGTCATCCACATGAAGAAACATTACAATTATTTGCCTCAAAAGGAATTTTGGTTTATCGGACAGATGAACAAGGGCATCTCGTTTTTCAATCGACCGGACATGGGTTTGAAACGGCGCTCAGCCCGGGATCTTACACGCCAGGTCAAGGGCGTTTAACACCAGAGACGAACCCCTCGAATTCGCAGCCCCCTCAATATAAAGATGATAATCCCAATGGAATTTATGACCAAGAGCCAACAGGGCAACGGGAATCGTATCAAAATTGTACGAAGTTAAGAGAGGTTCATCCCGACGGCGTTCCAAAAGGGCATCCGGCGTATGAGTCGAAGCATGATCGCGATAAAGATGGCTGGGCGTGTGAGCGATAAAACCAGCTAGCTTTTATTAATCATAGGAGGGTGATTTCGTGAAATATACGACATCAGAAGAAGAGGTTAATGTAAAAAAAGAAGTTGAAAACAAAAGAAAGGTGGATCATCTCGCGTTAGGCATCGCGTACGGATGCTCCTTCGGTTTAATGATAGGGACTTGTTTATGGCCATTTTTTGGT
This window encodes:
- a CDS encoding class I SAM-dependent methyltransferase — protein: MNKTLDYYNQQASLYNEMTFSIEFDQKRAFFLKYLQPGAHILDLGCGSGRDSRAFLAQGYRVTAIDGSIELCKIASEQLGHPVRCQRFEELDDEAIYDGVWACASLLHLPTPVLKDTIYRVERALKPGGYFYASFKYGTYEGERDGRYFNDFTEEKWRDVLHDFPSLTLQELEVTIDVIPGREEIRWLNVIMKKASKLGGR
- a CDS encoding flavodoxin family protein → MKVTMIHGQNHKGSTYHLAHLLADHLEAEVTEFFLPKDFNATCIGCGQCFLTSEEKCPHAPKLKPITEALDAADVIILASPVYVYHVTGAMKSFLDHYAYRWMIHRPEEKMFSKQLVCLSTAAGAGMKRTNQDLADSAYFWGIAKTYRYGAAVRATSWKDVDEKMKARLERDMKKLAQTIRRRDKKVQPGLKTKAFFYLVCKIHRQGWPEADCSYWHEKGWDMKKRPWKKQ
- a CDS encoding M42 family peptidase — protein: MNREFLYEMIQTPSPSGAEYELQKKVIRYMKPHVDTFLSDATGNVISVLNPSSPCKVLLAGHVDEIGLMVTKITESGKLRVVNVGGIRVPLYLGQKVRVLTESGVVHGVVGVTPSLLDDRYLQADDLFVDIGATTKEEACQFVKPGSYLVADTDYRELLNDCICGRALDNRLGAFIVIEALRRAKELGTTVGTYSATTVGEETTLRGAIWAAKHVKPTLAIVVDVTYATDYEDAFSEEVGDIRVGGGPVLANGSIIHPLLNKTLEQLADQWSIPLQYEAAPGRTGTDGDAIHLRNDGIPLALVSIPIRYMHSGSEVGSLKDVELAIELIARFLLRVEEGLDLSPYKNLL
- a CDS encoding flavodoxin family protein, which codes for MKVTVFNGSPAGKASATHLIAASFLKGAAIAGAEIEHVYLKDYKILQCQGCFACWFKTPGRCVLADEMEHLLNLYRESDIICFATPIYTWNMTALLKNFIDRLIPLKVPQMMETNGHLDMKNQDSTPKKIVILSNSGFPGENNFDVLRASVACAEPILEIYRNCGKLLKSKNPDVLQKVNVWLESVEAAGQELVLQNNVSEEIKTKLQQPLMTIPEYMDYLGM
- a CDS encoding alpha/beta fold hydrolase yields the protein MNLLLHDQEAGSGEPLLLLHGNGEDGTYFKHQLAYFSSSYHVFAIDTRGHGQSSRGSCPFTMDQFVEDLKHWMAHRKIKSAIILGFSDGANVAMKFAFRYPTHVRALILNGGNYDATGVKRSVQFPIEVGYRLCCFFSRYSSEAQRNMEMLGLMVNEPRLTPRQLATIEVPVLVIAGTRDMIKRSHTEALARAIPRSTLVFIRGNHFIARKKPEAFNRAVDDFLRHLQEKEG
- a CDS encoding SIMPL domain-containing protein; the protein is MKPKTLTVRGVATVSLPPDWIDLQLRLTTRAATYEQTLAEMEHQIQGVATCLESIGFLKTEIKTQRLDVSLDREQVKNEAGDYEFVIIGYVAQCVQHLSFDLDLERLSQVVLALKHCSAHPEFDVTYRLKDRKRLHSLLLEAAMEQAIESARVLATAGNVSLQSIHSIDYQGNAWLGGEHGRLLAVQDVTEKMELYPEEIEASDEVTVVFEIGD
- a CDS encoding PspC domain-containing protein, which gives rise to MKRLYKTRKGNMVDGVCGGIANYLEVDPTIIRLLWVAFCFFYGGGFLAYLICMIIIPREPLDEENKGE
- a CDS encoding MBL fold metallo-hydrolase; the protein is MRWKLWKVSGLMVSLLVFLSGCQNAVDPVPDEKVEALEPVLEENTVVADSVEPDDVEEVPTQSTEVGKIHFINTGNSDAILIENGGEFAMIDTGDTDDDATVGAYLRQQGVTRLSYLILTHYHADHIGGADTVLRDFEVETTLVPNGDANTNVYREYIEALSMKGLKPSVPLEGATFHLGEATLTLYNTSGGHSNENNNSLVVLYEHGDDRALFTGDAEAEIEQTLEVGTVELLKVGHHGSKTSSSSSFINQLRPKYAVILTGQPNQYGHPHEETLQLFASKGILVYRTDEQGHLVFQSTGHGFETALSPGSYTPGQGRLTPETNPSNSQPPQYKDDNPNGIYDQEPTGQRESYQNCTKLREVHPDGVPKGHPAYESKHDRDKDGWACER
- a CDS encoding alpha/beta fold hydrolase; the encoded protein is MLVFDEYGNWENPTLLLLHGAGVLDTFSAQYEAFNDYHLVVPHLSGAGESAHLPYEPKQMVAELIALMDHLSKEKIGVMGHSLGAQLALLLVTTCPERFAFAIFLSAWVNPSAWRVKMYESVAPLGAKWLHLKWAIRLQGTYWHLTQQQIAYMCKYSQHITPAVYRSFFQHTVVLADLLEYDTLSLPMLAICGDQEIRAMKESLRLLAKNPYCQTIILKRAGHDFVMKKATELHPVLRTFISATMQGQEASKGGWSHEATL